The genomic DNA atttatattttattgtgttgtggatggcagtgttttgtgttgtttcattttaaatttgcttaaaaggaaaaagctgaaaatttaaatagttaaaagtagaattgtaaatagttggtttttgtattttataatttatttttttaattttatgtggagtgaataaataaaagcatatttatataataaacatatataaataaaaaacaatttttttttacattagtacttcattttctgcataattttatattgttgttgataataaattaattaaagcaacaaaacaacctgaagagccggttgggagccgaaagagccagATCTGTGTAGTGAGTCAAGCCGAAAGAGTCGGTTCTCTTAAAAGAGCTGGAATCCCTATCACTAGTCAATAATGAAAATGAACCAATGGGATGCTGTCAGTGCTTGTATGGCCAGCACAAAGGAGCCCGAAAGTTTGTTAGTCCACCAGGAAAACACCCGGCATGCCAGATTACCAGTTCACCCCTGAATGTCAAAAAACTGTTCAGAATCAATCTATCGTAAGTTTAAAATCAGCTAACTGAGAGTAAACAGAAATCAAAACTTGACTGCTCGCGTTCATAGGATTATAAATACACTGTCTTTTCAGTAAATGTAGAAAGCATGTGCAAGTAGGACCTGTGATATGCCCACAGTGGAGCATTACTAAATGAATTCAGACCATAAACTTACAAAACTATGTGGCATACAGTACCATTAAAGCTTTTTTCTCCTAAGTCATGCATAGTACATCAAAGTTTGGTAGAACATGCTAACAGGAAGTTTCACATTAGACATGAAAACCATAGACGTGTTTGTGTGCTTAAGCCACAACTTGTTCCATTCTCACTATCTCTGCTTCAGAAACAGGAATGACATGggtgtttattttttatctctGAAGATACAATACAGCACAGATCTACTAAGTctgaatgattaaaaaaattaaaaagcatgTGCAGAGTTTACTTTTGAACATTAACGCTCCTCATGTTATGGACAGTTAGACTAGGGATGCAAACATAAGAACACAACAGTAAAATGAAGCAAAGTGCTGTAAATTCACAAAAATGCCTTTTATTAATACAAGATCAGCCTGTCATCTAGCAACATGTAGAATCCCCTTTTTTTCAGGTATAAAAACACTCTTTTTGTTtcaaaaatacaaatgaaggtTTAGCAAATTTATAGAAGCTATATACATGCATACGTGGAAAAAGAACTTCCTAAATAGTCTTCCTcatgtatatacatgtatatacatgggtacatatatacacatatatctatctatctatctatctatctatctatctatctatctacatacatatatatatatatatatatatatatatatatatatatatatatattcactgGATATATGCTTtgacatatgtatatatatatgtatatacgtATGTAGTGATGATAGTACAATACTGATACCAAAGATTGTTATACCATTCTGCAAAAACAGAACTTATAACAAAGAAGTAATTTCTTGAAACATTTGGTAATTTTCAGTTTACAAATTAGAATTAACCAAATAAGGATTTGGGATAAAGTTTATAAAGGTTTTATTCTTTTACTAATTCTTTTTACTAATTATTTTGATCATTTCATTTGTTTGAAACAGAAGCTTTACAGAATATTAACAGTTATGAACATTAACTATTTCAGCTGTTAGTGAGGACAGGAGCTGTTTCTGTCTATAGCTGTGTTGTGTGAAGTTATGTGCAAGCTGGAGGTGTCAAAGATTACACTGTTTGTTGCAAATGAATATTGTAAATTGATTGCAATATCCTAATACATCTCCACAACAATAAACATTATTCATCCTTGTTACCCATTTTAGTTGTTTAAATTGCTAAATATTAGAGTAATtaccaataacaaaacaaaatttggAAAAAACCCATCCATGCATCTACTTAACCACTTCAGGGTCAGAGTTGGATCCTTTCCCAGCTGATTTTCCTGAGttggttttatttcatttgttattTCTAATCACTCTAACATCTGTGTAGATAACATCACTGCCAAAGTTACCTAGAggggaaataataaaaaaaagtgtattGTGCTTTGGATGAAGCTatgttgtttaaaaagaaaaacaatcccAGCAAGGCTTTAAATACTTTACTTACCTTCATCAACTGTTGTTGGTCTTGTTTTCTTGGAAAAACGTTTTACAACCACAAtcaaaactacaataaaaaacAGCATGATGACACTGGTTATCACAGCCACTGTCAATGTTGTAACAGAACCTAGAATGCAAAAGCAAATGTCAAACAATATTGAATATCATGACGAATTTAGAAATACCAAAATGCTTCTTAAATATTTCCAAATAGTAGCTTTTCCCATCCATCTCTTCAACATACAGTAATATCTGAAGTCACAGGAGATGTATACTAACTTTTTCCCACAAGAATTCACAAGCGACCCAAACCATATGCTAAATAATTTCTTTTACTGCATATAAATTCAAATCCCATTGAAAGAAAATATGTAGTGTTGTCTCAGAAAATCTTACGTTTAAATACTCTACCACTGCAGGCTGCCAGGGGAATAACGGTTTCATCTCTGCTGATATTATTCCAAACTTGGCACATAAGGTTTCCAGTCAGGTTTCCATCTAAGATGATGGTAACATTTGGAAACTCGGCTGTCCAAATGTTTAGGGACTGGTTGTGGTCATTGCTTTGTATGAGTATCTGACCATCCAAACTCAAAATTATTTGCACTCCATCTTCCTCAGAGAAGCAGTTGACCTTTATCTGTTCTGGTGACAAACACGTCTGAGACAGTGTTGGCTTTGACACTGGAGCTGGAAGACATGTAATCATATCATGTAAGCAGTGTAgaagacaaataaaatataGTTTAAGTTAATTTGCACTGTATTTTTTAAGTCACAAAAAAGGTTTCTATGGAAATATCACCAAGTATTAAGAGAAATATACATTTAATTTGTCCCACATTTggggaaatatttttttaaacagcaatttgactaataataataataataataataataataataatagatgaATAACATTCAAGGGTTACAATTTTGGATTTCcaggtttaatttagttatatgtatacagcatcaaatcacaacagcagttgcctcaagttgctttatattgtaaggtaaagactttAATATAATAATGCAAAGAGatgtttcagtttcagataTTTCAGTGCCATAAGGGTTTTGTCATGCTCCTGGGTCTTTGACCCAGGTTTTTGAGGTTGTTAGACTTGATTTAATTTCCGAGAATATTGAGATTCTGATGTTCAGTTTAGAGAGCCTCTGTGTTTTGTTACTTAAGTTCTAGTTTTTAGTTATTGTTTAATTTAGTATCCTTTTATGTCTAGTCTCTTGGGCTTTCCTCGGTGCGTCCTCCCCTGCATTGCCAGGGTGTAGTCTATCATATCTGTTTTTGAATGTGTTTAGTGTCACTCTGATAGTCTCTTGTCCCGTGTGCattatgtttagttttgcttcttgTAATGTCTTGTTGAGTCTAGTTTGCTCCAGTTGTGTTCCCATGCACTTCTCTGTATCACCCTTGTGTATATATTGGCTCAGTCTCCCCTCATGTCTTGTCGAATCATTGAGtcactttctctttttcttctagcacccagtggcggtcctagcctatttggcgccctgggcgaacactccctctggcgcccccccccacacacacacacacgcagacatcaTAATTAgacatacaatgagaacaggacaaatcaacaattgacactgactaattactattatattaatattatattattgtatatattgtttggagtttagtctgttactttagctatttttaccatttcttcttggaggagctgtaacccacataattaagaaagtattctgaaagttttaggatacatgacctgccattatccaatgacacatgtgcttacctgtatcttttgctcgtttctccttgtaggaggcataattaaatgtattgaattttaatgatcactgggtttttatttgtttggttgctatggtgatgtgtaactggagtcacgtgggtgctagcggtgacattaagagtcagtctgtctttcactggtttgattttgacagagatgAGGACTGGGTAGCTGTATTTTTTGTTGACCGCAGcacaacgagtttccccttgttgcattagagcctgtgatgttttaagagtttgaatcgcgagccgatcacattgctctgtaaacttttcaagcactttaataaacaagcaagcaattccacctGTCGCATTATTGTAAAGTTGACAGCACgtcaggcaaataggcaggctcagtccccggcctctagcgactgtggaagtcgctacactcctcctctttctctttttttaaactttaaaaacgggttgtgtgtgagactttaaatcaacaaaatataaaatatacattttaaattgttattgagccctttaccccgagtcctaaagtgtacaTTAACGTTTTTACTCTTAactatttattgtttgtttacttgcactgctgtaactggagcctcgtcgtctcgtctctctatatactgcaCTGTAtgtagcagagatgacaataaagtttactttgacttcagcagcgagcaggcgcaccgagggctctcgctcacttttcgtgtattgattgattgattgattgattatgctttattcatcccgagggaaatatagaaaaacatcggtgcaaattataagtctgtatcataatgtctggtgttttcgtggttgttgttttgtttttattttgttttattttgcgagttggttattagatgctgctccagccagccagagaatcccccaccgccccgccctctcctccctgtgccgcaagcagcaggcgcacctcgcaaacggagggcgcccttactcccagcaaatgggcgatagaaaactgatcggtgcctatgccatccccaatatgcgctggcatgatgtcggggcagcatgagtacgagcaattttttattttttttgccgatgcccgtgatgccgcccccaccacgatgtCGCCCCGGGCAactgcccgtgtcgcccgtatctaaaaccgctactgctaGGACCTGTCTTCTTGTTTTCTGCTAGCTCTAGTtttagttatgtgtgcctatgccaagaggcacacatattactattcgtcggatttattgtgtggatgctttatgcatccacactattgagttcctgtttctctttattctttatactttattattctagttgccactttttgtacgttttttggcacttaactactttaacaattttcagccgattttcaccgttcaaattttaaactattctgctatttctgctaatgatggctatgacttttggtattttatgctattatactttttaaaatattaagcttttttcctttaatttgtcccattgaaatgaatgggaaacttccacaattctgctaaaaattgcttgtttttgaaacttaactacattctcatactttcgcctagaacaaccattcaaactttaaaatgttcacaaattattgggctattcattaatgattcagctttttcatatctgttactgttttcatcttatccctctttaagttttgagtttcatttttgtgatttttcagaaaatacatgcgttgttatggttgctatgcacttggcttccagtgtgccactgtaggtttcgcagtcttctcttcatgtccgaacaacttcttgctacttgctcaattttcactcaacttccacaaattatacatcaaaacgtaggtatttttgctggctttcagaaaatgtcaccatcattgttgtgagattcatagaattttggcaaatctcctcagaccaacacaaagtcggaaaactctccatagaaagtcaatggagagtttgttcaaaatcatcgcttgatttctgtaatgacaggcatattcgaatcgtcatatctccttaacgaagcgaagttaaaacatgaggcttgtccccgtatatcttcagacactcctgacgctcacaattcaagaatttttttctcacctattaccgttctgaaatgagttagacttgtttgagggtaggaaattcgtccttcgcttagatttcttcagatttcaaactctggaaatgaaccacttttttctctcgtcatatcttttttttggatttccacagagacctgaaaatttccatgactgttcaccaaagcctgctgtctcttacggtgaaagaatgatatcgatactccaaatagatttagagttagaaagcgttgtttgagggcaagtcaaggcagttttcgcttgcctctactcagttatggtgcattacaagtcaaatatctttaataattcatattttaatgataaattgtcaacacttgaagattcccccatctcttctgaacaaaacggtgtaagaatgactgttctagcccctacggttaggaaattatggtcatttgtttgagaggaatcctcactatgagaaatacactgcagaaatcctgtctctgtctgtgctgagtgtgtgtacaaagggctgcacctgttttggcgggaaaaagtacacatcctctctgattggtggattcaaatttagcagctcccaggctgcttgactgacctagaaagtttcttctctgtccctctgtgtgtgtgtgtgtgtgtgcttgtgtgtgtatgtgtgtgtgtgtgtgtgtttgtgtgtgtgtgtgacagagagagagagaaagggagggcgagagagagtttttatgggagcatcttattatatgatttaaattcaatatatttagactggttgactgaatttgatcctgtgtgtgtctctctgtgcatgtgtgtttccatatgtgtccatatttgtgattgtgtcactgttatacttttttttgctgatttttttcatttaacaattacatttgagggacccttagcatgttcaggattctttcagctgtccattttgcttttccaatttttctatttaagttattactattgtgttgagtcatagcatttctgctgcttttcagtatttgtgctaaatacagcatttctgcaaaatcatactatgtctgctattttatgagatttgtgctaaatacagcatttctgctaaatcatactctttctgctatttcataagatttgtgctaaatatagtgtttctgctatttctgccaaatttagtatttttgattaattagggtttttctaccaaatcatagtacagttttactgctttttataggatttttagaggatatttatattgcttaatatagtatttctgctttttataggatttgtgcttaatatagtttttctaaaaaatgtagtatttatgcttaatcatactatttctatatatttctgccaggtccccaggcagctaatcctctgtgaggactgatacatacaaatacatatcagggcctgcacggcttcccagccagccaatcatatctggggtctgccctttcttctctcgtcatatctcagcgacagatgtacaaagagcaatgcaaatcacagtcaaagtacacgaaagtacgctgattcacccagtacaagaattatgcttctagtccacctagtttttgagttacacgacgttttgtaactgcaaaaaacggcgtttttcgcctctcaccgcaatctgattctgactgctcatcaccctgttttccaggcgctcgctctctttcccagtggcacagtttgtaatgactcaggtctgcaacccaaaggtcgtgggttcaattccaccttggtcaacatgtttttttccctacaaattaatacactgtcacagaccactaattcatattgatcatttactacaattctgcaaacttttatgattttagcagcttttctaatattgacctcagattcttgttaacactccatggcacaaatactgttc from Oreochromis niloticus isolate F11D_XX linkage group LG10, O_niloticus_UMD_NMBU, whole genome shotgun sequence includes the following:
- the LOC109203939 gene encoding uncharacterized protein LOC109203939 isoform X1, with the protein product MIFIYISITILVTTALAKGSVECIFSESPGSHYCFGAVGQSLIFHLSHKTDTSIVVMKDIKYWVVKTAINGTMSLNHEYVNQPNGVNNGTLKLGKAMKKHSGYYQLEEHDSKGKLLKKANVSLKIYAPVSKPTLSQTCLSPEQIKVNCFSEEDGVQIILSLDGQILIQSNDHNQSLNIWTAEFPNVTIILDGNLTGNLMCQVWNNISRDETVIPLAACSGRVFKRSVTTLTVAVITSVIMLFFIVVLIVVVKRFSKKTRPTTVDEGNFGSDVIYTDVRVIRNNK
- the LOC109203939 gene encoding uncharacterized protein LOC109203939 isoform X2, producing MIFIYISITILVTTALAKGSVECIFSESPGSHYCFGAVAMKKHSGYYQLEEHDSKGKLLKKANVSLKIYAPVSKPTLSQTCLSPEQIKVNCFSEEDGVQIILSLDGQILIQSNDHNQSLNIWTAEFPNVTIILDGNLTGNLMCQVWNNISRDETVIPLAACSGRVFKRSVTTLTVAVITSVIMLFFIVVLIVVVKRFSKKTRPTTVDEGNFGSDVIYTDVRVIRNNK